One window from the genome of Nocardiopsis sp. YSL2 encodes:
- a CDS encoding helix-turn-helix transcriptional regulator: MAADVDDALVEGLRVAVPLHILQLTGHSRAELLAIAAGAGQEAGHKGDSLQFPAKSTAGRRTTAHAFNALARGLAAAAHLHGTCDAFGVHWCTRDHAGCPRRPDPASGIRPMGYQEMADRAVAILDDFEQLLGPSGTPERPDRTIDAVLAARPSLAAGRVEADGSTVTYTYAHGARERDLVDAALHGRGHPPLRWVKDWLAEWVLWFDEDRPERTYRYPDGLSHITLTGHLGGQPLTVRAVPAPKEGPVSEPHPLITQLKAARTAMGLSVAKLAARGGYSEQTIRSWESGKSAPNLDNLDDYAAAVGLDVVLQPTAHTTTEDTAA, from the coding sequence GTGGCAGCCGACGTTGACGATGCCCTCGTGGAGGGACTGCGGGTGGCGGTGCCGCTGCACATCCTGCAGCTCACCGGACACTCGCGCGCCGAACTCTTGGCCATCGCTGCCGGGGCGGGCCAGGAGGCCGGCCACAAGGGCGACAGCCTCCAGTTCCCCGCGAAGTCCACGGCCGGACGCCGGACCACCGCGCACGCCTTCAACGCGCTCGCGCGTGGCCTGGCCGCGGCCGCCCACCTCCACGGAACCTGCGATGCGTTCGGCGTGCACTGGTGCACTCGCGACCACGCCGGATGCCCGCGCCGCCCCGACCCCGCCAGCGGCATCCGCCCGATGGGCTACCAGGAGATGGCCGACCGGGCCGTCGCGATCCTCGACGACTTCGAGCAGCTGCTCGGGCCGTCCGGCACGCCGGAGCGGCCGGACCGCACCATCGACGCCGTGCTCGCCGCCCGCCCGTCCCTGGCCGCCGGCCGAGTCGAGGCGGACGGGTCCACGGTCACCTACACCTACGCGCACGGCGCACGCGAGCGCGACCTCGTCGACGCCGCCCTGCACGGCCGCGGCCACCCGCCCCTGCGGTGGGTCAAGGACTGGCTCGCCGAGTGGGTGCTGTGGTTCGACGAGGACCGGCCCGAGCGGACCTACCGCTACCCCGACGGGCTGTCCCACATCACCCTCACCGGCCACCTCGGCGGCCAGCCACTCACCGTCCGCGCCGTCCCCGCACCGAAGGAAGGGCCCGTGTCCGAGCCGCACCCACTGATCACCCAGCTCAAGGCGGCCCGCACCGCCATGGGCCTGTCCGTCGCCAAGCTCGCCGCCCGCGGCGGCTACAGCGAGCAGACCATCCGCTCCTGGGAGTCCGGCAAGTCCGCTCCCAACCTGGACAACCTCGACGACTACGCCGCCGCCGTCGGCCTCGACGTAGTTCTCCAGCCCACCGCCCACACCACCACCGAGGACACCGCCGCATGA